In the Enterobacter cloacae subsp. cloacae ATCC 13047 genome, GGCGTCTGGCTGGCGGTCAACGACCTGTCAAACCTGAGAACCTTCCGGTGCCTGCTGCGCTGGATTTTATGAACGAGAAGGACACTGATGGCTAATCTGGTGGCAATGTTGCGCCTGCCCGGCAACCTGAAATCGACCCAATGGCAGATCCTTGCCGGGCCGATCCTCATCCTGCTAATCCTGTCGATGATGGTATTGCCGCTGCCGGCATTCATCCTCGACCTGCTTTTCACTTTCAACATTGCGTTGTCCATCATGGTGTTGCTGGTGGCGATGTTTACCCAGCGTACCCTTGAGTTTGCGGCGTTTCCGACCATCCTGCTGTTTACCACCCTGTTACGACTGGCGCTGAACGTGGCGTCCACGCGTATCATCCTGATGGAAGGCCACACCGGCGCGGCAGCCGCGGGTAAAGTGGTTGAGGCCTTTGGCCACTTCCTCGTGGGCGGTAACTTTGCCATCGGTATCGTGGTGTTTGTCATTCTCGTTATCATCAACTTTATGGTTATCACCAAAGGTGCAGGGCGTATTGCGGAAGTGGGTGCGCGCTTTGTGCTGGACGGGATGCCGGGTAAGCAGATGGCGATCGACGCCGACCTTAACGCCGGGCTTATCGCGGAAGATGAAGCGAAAAAACGCCGTGCGGAAGTGACCCAGGAAGCGGACTTCTACGGCTCAATGGACGGTGCGAGTAAGTTTGTGCGCGGTGACGCCATCGCGGGCATTCTCATCATGGTGATTAACGTGGTGGGCGGCCTGCTTGTTGGGGTGCTGCAGCATGGCATGGGCATGGGCCAGGCGGCTGAAAGCTATACGCTGCTGACCATTGGTGACGGTCTGGTTGCCCAGATCCCGGCGCTGGTCATTTCTACCGCCGCGGGCGTTATCGTTACCCGCGTCAGTACCGATCAGGACGTTGGCGAGCAGATGGTTGGCCAGCTGTTCAGCAACCCGCGCGTCATGCTGCTGGCGGCGGCGGTGCTGGGTCTGCTCGGCCTGGTGCCGGGCATGCCGAACCTGGTGTTCCTGCTGTTCACGGCAGCACTGCTGGGCCTTGCCTGGTGGATGCGTGGCCGTGAAATGAAACCCGCGGCAGAACCTGTACCGGTAAAAATGCCGGAGAACACGCAGGCCGTGGAAGCCACCTGGAACGACGTTCAGCTGGAAGATTCGCTGGGGATGGAAGTGGGTTACCGTCTGATCCCGATGGTCGATTTCCAGCAGGATGGTGAACTGCTTGGCCGCATCCGCAGTATCCGGAAAAAATTCGCCCAGGATATGGGCTTCCTGCCGCCGGTTGTGCACATCCGCGACAACATGGATCTTCCGCCTGCCCGCTACCGTATTCTGATGAAAGGGGTTGAGATTGGCAGCGGTGATGCGTATCCAGGCCGCTGGCTGGCGATTAACCCGGGCACAGCCGCCGGTACGCTGCCGGGTGAACAGACCATCGATCCCGCGTTTGGTCTGGCCGCTATCTGGATTGAAAGCGCGCTCAAAGAGCAGGCGCAAATTCAGGGGTATACCGTGGTGGAGGCCAGTACCGTGGTGGCTACCCATCTTAACCACCTGATTGGACAGTTCTCAGCAGAGCTGTTTGGCCGTCAGGAAGCACAGCAGTTACTCGACCGCGTGAGCCAGGAGATGCCGAAGCTGACGGAGGATCTGGTGCCGGGCGTGCTGACGTTGACCACGCTGCATAAGGTGCTGCAAAACCTGCTTGATGAAAAAGTGCCGATCCGCGATATGCGCACCATTCTGGAAACCCTCGCCGAGCATGCGCCGCTGCAAAGCGATCCGCATGAGCTGACGGCGGTGGTGCGCGTGGCGCTGGGCCGCGCGATCACCCAGCAGTGGTTCCCGGGCACCGGCGAAGTGCAGGTGATTGGCCTGGATACACCGCTGGAACGTCTGCTGTTGCAGGCCCTGCAGGGCGGTGGCGCGCTGGAGCCGGGTCTGGCTGACCGTCTGCTGGCGCAAACACAGGAGGCGCTGGCGCGTCAGGAGATGCTGGGGGCACCGCCGGTGCTACTGGTAAACCATGCGCTGCGTCCGCTGCTGTCACGCTTCCTGCGCCGTAGCCTGAACCAGCTGGTGGTGCTGTCGAATCTGGAGCTGTCTGATAATCGCCATATTCGTATGACGGCGACGATTGGAGGTAAATAATGCGTAAGTGGTTAGGGCTATTACTCTTCCCGCTGGTGGCGCAGGCCGCGGGCGAAGGGAGCTGGCAGGCCAGCAGCATCGGCGTGACCCTCAGCAACCGTGGCGTGGCGATGTCGTCGCGCCCGCTGGCGCCTTCTGAACCGGTGTCCGGTCAGATGAGCCTGGTGGTGTGGAACTACTCGCTGATTGGCCCGACGCCTGCCGGGCTGCAGGTGCGTCTGTGCTCCCAGAGCCGTTGCACGGAAATCGACGGAGAGAGCGGCACTACCCAGGCGTTTAACGGCGTACCTGCTATAGAACCTTTACGCTTTATCTGGGAAGTGCCGGGCGGCGGGCGGTTGATCCCGGCGCTCAAGGTGCAGAGTAATTCCGTTATCGTTAACTACCGCTAGTTGCCTGCCTCAACGCCCGTTATCAACGTTTATGATAGCGGGCTCGCAAAAATGACCTCACCTTTTGAAGTAATAGAAACGCTGTTTTATAAATCAGTGATGCACGTAATGACACTCTTTGCATTTTTGCCAGCCTTTGCGGTGTGATGGCAGAAACAGAAAGGTTTCCACAGTGCGTTAATTCTACTGTAGCCGTGTAAAAACTCCCGGACGAGGTTTGCTTACAGGGGGGCTCCTAAAACTGATTAGGGTTGACGGCAATGAAAACACGAAAAATTGGACTCGCAAACTATCTTGCATACGGGGCAGGGGATTTCCTCGGCGCGGGAACGACCGCGCTGACGGCGGCCTGGCTTTTGTATTTTTATACGACCTTCTGTGGACTCACACCGATTGAAGCGACCTTTATTTTTGCTGCTGCAAGGGTGCTGGACGCGGTGGTCAGCCCGCTGATGGGCTTTTTAACCGATAACTTTGGCACCACCTGGCTGGGCAAACGCTTTGGCCGTCGCAAGTTCTTTATTCTGCTCGGCATTCCCTGCGTCTTCAGCTACTCCCTGATGTGGGTTGGGGAGATGAATTTCTGGTACTACCTGCTGACCTATCTGGTCTTCGATATCGTCTACACCATGATTCTGGTGCCGTATGAAACGCTGGTCCCGGAGATGACCGATGACTTTAAACAGAAAACGAAATTCTCCGGTGCGCGTATTTCGATGGCGCAGATGTCCGCTATCCTGGCTTCGTTCCTGCCAGGGATCCTGCTGACCCACTTTGGTAAAGACAACGCGATTTCATTCTTCTACGCAAGCCTGGTCTTCTCGGTGCTGTGCGCGCTGATGCTGACCTTTGTCTGGTTCTTCACCTGGGAACGCCCGCGCGAGGAGTGGTCCGAAGCGGCCCTGCGCGCGGAAGAAGAGAAGAAAAAACTGACCCTGGGCCAGAGCCTGAACCGCCTGTTTGTGGAGTTAAGCTCGACGCTGCGCATCAAGATTTTCCGTCAGCACCTGGGCATGTACCTCGGCGGCTACATTGCGCAGGACGTCTTCAACGCCGTCTTTACCTATTACGTGGTGTTTGTGCTGATGCAGGAGGCGTCAATGGCGTCGAACCTGCTGGGCACGATGGCCATCTTCCAGTTCCTTGCCGTGATTGGGATGATCCCGCTGTGCATTCGCTTTGGGCCTGCGCCGTCTTACCGCTTGGTGGTGGTGCTGTTTGGCCTGGCCTCTCTGTCTTACGCCGTGCTGTATTATGCCGGGCTGAGCGACGTTTACGCTCTGCTGCTGCTTATCTCCGCGGTTGCCGGTCTTGGTCGCGGCGGTATCAACTATGTGCCGTGGAACACCTATACCTACATTGCTGACGTGGACGAAGTGATCACCGGCCAGCGTCGTGAGGGCATCTTCGCTGGCATCATGACACTGACCCGAAAAGCGTCTCAGGCCGGTGCGGTAATGCTGGTGGGCATCGTGATGCAGATGTCCGGCTTTGTCAGCGGTCAGAAAACCCAGCCTGCTGAAGTCAGCCACACCATACTGCTGATTTTGAGCGTGGGAACCCTTCTGGTGCTGTTCTGCGGTTTCCTGGTTTCCCTGCGCTTCAGGCTCAATCTACAAACCCACAGCACGCTGCGCGAAGAGACCGCGAAAATGCGCGAATCGGGCCGCGCCATGCCTGAAGCGGCCAGCCCGCATGCCCGCGCCACCGTAGAAATGCTGGCCGGTATGCCGTTCGAATCCTTGTGGGGGAATAACAACATTGGTTATCTCAATCGCAATAAACCAGCAGCTCCTTCGCTGAAGGGACGTGCGGTACTGAATTCGACATACAACAGAGGTTAAGATGATGAAAGTTTGGCCTGTCAAACATAGCCCCTTGCTGCGTCAGCCAGAGCGTTTTATCGCCAGGGACGAGCTGAAATCGCTGATTCAGAAGGTGACGCATAACCTGGTCAATATCCACGACAAAACGGGTGAATTTTTGCTGCGGCTGGACGACGGGCGCGTCATAGATACCAAAGGCTGGGCAGGGTGGGAGTGGACGCACGGCGTCGGGTTGTACGGTATCTGGCAGTACTACTGCCAGACCGGCGACGACGGAATGCGCGACATTATCGACAGCTGGTTTGCGGATCGTTTTGCGGAAGGGGCAACCACCAAAAACGTGAATACCATGTCGCCGTTCCTGACGCTGGCGTACCGCTACGAAGAGACCCGAAATCCGGCCTGGCTGCCGTGGCTGGAGAGCTGGGCGGAGTGGGCGATGCACGAGATGCCGCGTACCGAACACGGCGGCATGCAGCACATTACCCTGGCGGAAGAGAACGCGCAGCAGATGTGGGATG is a window encoding:
- the flhA gene encoding flagellar biosynthesis protein FlhA, with translation MANLVAMLRLPGNLKSTQWQILAGPILILLILSMMVLPLPAFILDLLFTFNIALSIMVLLVAMFTQRTLEFAAFPTILLFTTLLRLALNVASTRIILMEGHTGAAAAGKVVEAFGHFLVGGNFAIGIVVFVILVIINFMVITKGAGRIAEVGARFVLDGMPGKQMAIDADLNAGLIAEDEAKKRRAEVTQEADFYGSMDGASKFVRGDAIAGILIMVINVVGGLLVGVLQHGMGMGQAAESYTLLTIGDGLVAQIPALVISTAAGVIVTRVSTDQDVGEQMVGQLFSNPRVMLLAAAVLGLLGLVPGMPNLVFLLFTAALLGLAWWMRGREMKPAAEPVPVKMPENTQAVEATWNDVQLEDSLGMEVGYRLIPMVDFQQDGELLGRIRSIRKKFAQDMGFLPPVVHIRDNMDLPPARYRILMKGVEIGSGDAYPGRWLAINPGTAAGTLPGEQTIDPAFGLAAIWIESALKEQAQIQGYTVVEASTVVATHLNHLIGQFSAELFGRQEAQQLLDRVSQEMPKLTEDLVPGVLTLTTLHKVLQNLLDEKVPIRDMRTILETLAEHAPLQSDPHELTAVVRVALGRAITQQWFPGTGEVQVIGLDTPLERLLLQALQGGGALEPGLADRLLAQTQEALARQEMLGAPPVLLVNHALRPLLSRFLRRSLNQLVVLSNLELSDNRHIRMTATIGGK
- the flhE gene encoding flagellar protein FlhE, producing the protein MRKWLGLLLFPLVAQAAGEGSWQASSIGVTLSNRGVAMSSRPLAPSEPVSGQMSLVVWNYSLIGPTPAGLQVRLCSQSRCTEIDGESGTTQAFNGVPAIEPLRFIWEVPGGGRLIPALKVQSNSVIVNYR
- a CDS encoding MFS transporter codes for the protein MKTRKIGLANYLAYGAGDFLGAGTTALTAAWLLYFYTTFCGLTPIEATFIFAAARVLDAVVSPLMGFLTDNFGTTWLGKRFGRRKFFILLGIPCVFSYSLMWVGEMNFWYYLLTYLVFDIVYTMILVPYETLVPEMTDDFKQKTKFSGARISMAQMSAILASFLPGILLTHFGKDNAISFFYASLVFSVLCALMLTFVWFFTWERPREEWSEAALRAEEEKKKLTLGQSLNRLFVELSSTLRIKIFRQHLGMYLGGYIAQDVFNAVFTYYVVFVLMQEASMASNLLGTMAIFQFLAVIGMIPLCIRFGPAPSYRLVVVLFGLASLSYAVLYYAGLSDVYALLLLISAVAGLGRGGINYVPWNTYTYIADVDEVITGQRREGIFAGIMTLTRKASQAGAVMLVGIVMQMSGFVSGQKTQPAEVSHTILLILSVGTLLVLFCGFLVSLRFRLNLQTHSTLREETAKMRESGRAMPEAASPHARATVEMLAGMPFESLWGNNNIGYLNRNKPAAPSLKGRAVLNSTYNRG